Proteins from one Juglans microcarpa x Juglans regia isolate MS1-56 chromosome 1S, Jm3101_v1.0, whole genome shotgun sequence genomic window:
- the LOC121246313 gene encoding probable RNA-binding protein ARP1, which translates to MTTSKYSIGQFADTTLTKVFVGGLAWETPKEAMREHFDKYGEILEAVIISDKATGRSKGYGFVTFKEAEAAKKACEDATPIINGRRANCNLASLGARRPRSASTSPSHQGSNGGATPLPANYQVQWYYPAGTPPSPFHHHRPAVPFYGYSPSYIATDISYNHKLSYAGGNYIMNGRFPGHVYPAQPIVGGNAWMPMYPSYNYHQSQTMGLPNAHIFSTASAAGPMNGAVPAIMSKPAAIGPNVTVCLAVE; encoded by the exons ATGACGACGAGCAAGTACAGCATTGGGCAATTTGCGGATACGACACTAACAAAGGTGTTTGTCGGAGGGCTAGCATGGGAGACTCCGAAGGAGGCCATGAGAGAGCACTTTGATAAGTACGGTGAGATATTGGAGGCTGTGATCATCTCCGATAAGGCCACGGGCAGATCCAAGGGCTACGGATTC GTGACGTTCAAGGAGGCTGAAGCAGCTAAGAAGGCTTGCGAGGACGCCACGCCCATCATCAACGGACGCCGAGCTAACTGCAACCTGGCTTCGCTCGGAGCTCGGCGCCCAAGGTCGGCTTCCACCAGCCCTTCTCATCAAG gATCCAACGGTGGAGCAACGCCTCTACCGGCAAATTATCAGGTGCAGTGGTACTACCCGGCGGGGACACCGCCGTCGCCCTTTCATCATCATCGACCGGCCGTTCCTTTCTATGG GTACTCTCCCAGCTATATTGCTACAGATATCAGTTACAATCAT AAGTTAAGCTACGCCGGCGGGAACTATATCATGAATGGGCGTTTTCCGGGCCATGTGTATCCTGCTCAACCTATTGTGGGTGGCAACGCATGGATGCCTATGTACCCCTCTTACAATTACCATCAATCACAAACAATGGGCCTACCTAATGCCCATATCTTCAGTACTGCATCAGCGGCGGGCCCCATGAACGGTGCTGTCCCTGCCATCATGTCCAAACCAGCAGCAATTGGTCCTAACGTCACAG TTTGCTTGGCTGTGGAATAG
- the LOC121246310 gene encoding uncharacterized protein LOC121246310: MVEVLGSNVYFDGVCTHGEARRSVAVENEIGTVGDGNSLEEDVKSLGGGTAISEAGLRGIGGSSVDASKHGTETGVEGSLGIVESRGEQTQAVVVEECEVMVREEDNIEGGAVKGETGREIVASGSGTGDMTAQDATDLDCEAQNTEVGTEDGGSLVVLDSTHGGAQIFHVDKVVMVDREAVLEKEMVEVGADRGGQVMDCVVDAIEDRESKEVGALDEKASITRNENGVGDSSVVVGSVGVESLVVKQDAIFENVEHLERGLIVEGDQPGGELANGGLNVAYNLMPQKAGVVDDDVWNPGISSVVVCATSSVENSSLQTDAFPEKALVIFNEQGNVLTSGISALDGVVSSSGRKLMEDTSSGGTKNGDGDPKSLDEKSKVATKGDTLCSNVEGMKNDAIDENATCSMEVQQGDVEQVGESSENQRDVSPTPVSSCLPNQAAVGGVDTVIDDKGSSQLNSTVVQEMEVDKQVIEEQLVDVETVCLSTASHEHKCANSTSDLVVTVGEATAKYDKVLSDSNVEVTETVDRDGMLSCSVNDQNLKEERMCGITQTEAHITNRMESALMECEAVLDSISEISVPTKKDEPMESEEYLEKGVGGDLPQIECEDAMLSNQPIQVVVEAEVATVDGSDLLNSNVETDTQVIGREEIAPMDTEEILNSNMDVLGTEEFEECLRRSMAGDSAQIDSRSELQVEVEKQETKSEQVGLQEEQGMELEEDVADTEQSKADEEKFLEQATLNAGSMVEVHQASYQLPSENEGEFTVSDLVWGKVRSHPWWPGQIFDPADSSEKATKHHRKDCFLVAYFGDRTFAWNEASQLKAFRTHFSHIEKQSNSEAFQNAVDCALEEVSRRVEFGLACSCIPKDAFYRIKFQKVENTGIRQESITRDRVDRSASASSFEPDKLIKYVQALARYPSGDSDRLEVVIAKAQLLAFCRLRGYSSLPEFQFCGQLLESDMDTLVSEDRMHSIKVFEHVDDELTSFEQEISKNQNSFSSKHKQNFKDDVFYKKKERSLSELMGDTMDSPDGDDWLDGKTTSSGKKRKAVDYHDDLGPQDGRKTISFAKVSSTIPPSFPKPSFKIGDCIRRAASQLTGSPSILKWNSERLQKIDGSHDGPAGNEADASFLESDTQRGRVGVSTEYSSLDDLLLQLQIAAQNPLKAYGLSDTIVSFFSDFRNSVIVGQHSRRELLAMDKVGGGKRKKSSHSVVGSPETYEFEDMSDTYWTDRVVQNGSEEKTSRRNKKREYQIVPVVLDTPQVGRRPYSRRRYSDGNDAVAAEKPAGYVDENSPAEIVMNFAEVNSVPSETNLNKMFRRFGPLKESETEVDRDTSRARVVYKHSSDAEVAFSSAGRFNIFGPTLVNYQINYTPSALFKASPMDTAQDHEMQFDLAALEVNLV; encoded by the coding sequence ATGGTGGAAGTTTTGGGTTCTAATGTGTATTTTGATGGTGTTTGTACCCACGGGGAGGCAAGGCGAAGTGTGGCAGTCGAGAATGAGATAGGTACGGTGGGAGATGGTAATTCTCTGGAGGAAGATGTTAAATCTTTGGGTGGAGGCACTGCAATTAGTGAAGCAGGTTTACGGGGAATTGGGGGTTCAAGTGTTGATGCATCAAAACATGGAACCGAGACTGGAGTTGAGGGTTCTTTGGGGATTGTGGAGTCACGGGGCGAACAAACTCAAGCCGTCGTGGTGGAGGAGTGTGAGGTTATGGTGAGAGAGGAGGATAATATAGAGGGAGGAGCGGTCAAGGGGGAGACAGGGAGAGAAATAGTTGCTAGTGGTAGTGGAACTGGTGACATGACAGCACAGGATGCCACAGATTTAGATTGTGAAGCTCAGAATACAGAGGTTGGAACTGAGGATGGTGGTTCGTTGGTGGTTTTGGATTCCACACATGGAGGAGCACAAATTTTCCATGTGGACAAAGTTGTCATGGTTGACAGGGAAGCTGTTTTGGAGAAAGAAATGGTTGAGGTGGGTGCAGATAGAGGTGGGCAAGTGATGGATTGTGTGGTTGATGCAATTGAGGATAGGGAATCAAAGGAAGTTGGTGCTTTGGATGAGAAAGCAAGTATTACTAGAAATGAAAATGGGGTAGGTGATTCTTCTGTGGTTGTGGGTTCCGTAGGTGTGGAAAGCCTTGTTGTTAAACAAGATGCCATATTTGAAAATGTGGAACATTTAGAGAGAGGATTGATTGTTGAGGGTGACCAGCCTGGTGGGGAATTGGCCAATGGTGGATTGAATGTAGCCTATAACTTGATGCCACAAAAAGCTGGTGTTGTGGATGATGATGTTTGGAATCCTGGAATCAGTTCTGTGGTTGTGTGCGCTACGTCAAGTGTGGAAAATTCAAGTTTACAGACCGATGCTTTTCCAGAAAAAGCTTTAGTAATATTCAACGAGCAGGGAAATGTTCTTACTTCTGGCATTAGTGCTTTGGATGGGGTTGTTTCTAGTTCAGGAAGGAAACTGATGGAGGACACTTCTTCTGGAGGAACAAAAAATGGTGACGGAGATCCCAAATCATTGGATGAGAAAAGCAAAGTTGCTACTAAAGGGGATACTTTGTGTTCCAACGtggaaggaatgaaaaatgaTGCTATTGATGAAAATGCTACTTGTTCAATGGAAGTGCAACAGGGAGACGTTGAGCAAGTAGGTGAGAGCTCTGAAAATCAAAGAGATGTATCTCCCACTCCAGTATCCTCATGTCTACCAAATCAAGCTGCTGTTGGAGGTGTTGATACAGTAATTGATGACAAGGGTTCTTCTCAGTTAAATTCAACTGTCGTGCAAGAGATGGAAGTTGACAAACAAGTTATTGAAGAACAGTTGGTAGACGTTGAGACAGTTTGTTTGAGCACTGCAAGTCATGAGCATAAATGTGCAAACTCAACTTCAGATCTTGTAGTTACTGTTGGGGAAGCTACCGCCAAGTATGACAAGGTTCTGTCAGATTCAAATGTCGAGGTTACAGAAACTGTTGATAGGGATGGGATGTTGTCTTGCTCAGTAAATGATCAGAACTTAAAAGAAGAGAGAATGTGCGGGATCACACAAACAGAGGCTCATATTACCAACAGGATGGAATCTGCTTTGATGGAATGTGAAGCTGTTCTAGATTCAATTAGTGAAATTTCAGTGCCCACCAAGAAAGACGAGCCAATGGAGTCTGAAGAGTACTTAGAAAAGGGTGTGGGTGGTGATCTACCTCAGATTGAGTGTGAAGATGCCATGTTGTCTAACCAGCCAATTCAAGTAGTTGTTGAAGCTGAAGTGGCAACTGTTGATGGAAGTGATCTTCTAAACTCAAATGTTGAAACAGACACCCAAGTCATTGGCAGAGAGGAAATTGCTCCCATGGACACTGAGGAAATTTTAAATTCCAACATGGATGTACTGGGAACTGAGGAGTTTGAAGAGTGCCTAAGGAGAAGCATGGCTGGTGATTCTGCTCAGATTGATTCAAGAAGTGAGCTTCAGGTTGAAGTTGAAAAACAAGAGACGAAATCTGAACAAGTTGGTTTGCAAGAAGAACAGGGAATGGAGCTTGAAGAAGACGTCGCTGATACTGAACAGTCAAAAGCTGATGAAGAGAAGTTCCTTGAACAGGCAACTCTGAATGCTGGAAGCATGGTTGAAGTGCATCAAGCTAGTTATCAGCTGCCATCAGAAAATGAAGGGGAGTTCACAGTATCGGATTTAGTATGGGGGAAAGTGAGGAGCCATCCATGGTGGCCTGGGCAGATATTTGATCCTGCAGATTCATCTGAGAAGGCAACAAAACATCATAGAAAGGACTGCTTTTTGGTGGCATATTTTGGGGATCGAACTTTTGCATGGAATGAAGCATCTCAGTTAAAGGCCTTTCGAACGCATTTCTCCCACATTGAGAAGCAGAGCAATTCAGAAGCATTTCAGAACGCTGTTGATTGTGCTCTGGAAGAAGTCTCAAGACGAGTGGAGTTTGGACTTGCATGCTCCTGCATACCAAAAGATGCTTTTTACAGAATTAAATTCCAGAAGGTTGAGAACACTGGAATTCGGCAAGAATCAATCACGAGAGACAGAGTGGACAGATCTGCCAGTGCTAGTTCCTTTGAACCTGATAAATTAATCAAATACGTGCAAGCCTTGGCACGGTACCCTTCTGGTGATAGTGATCGGTTGGAGGTTGTGATAGCTAAGGCTCAGTTGCTGGCTTTCTGTCGTTTAAGAGGTTACAGTAGTTTGCCTGAATTCCAATTTTGTGGACAGTTGTTGGAGAGTGATATGGATACTTTAGTTTCTGAGGACAGAATGCATTCAATTAAAGTGTTTGAGCATGTCGATGATGAGCTAACTTCCTTTGAACAGGAGATATCAAAAAACCAGAACAGCTTTTCTagtaaacataaacaaaattttaaagatgatgtattttacaaaaagaaagaaagaagcttgTCAGAGTTAATGGGTGATACGATGGATTCTCCAGATGGTGATGATTGGTTAGATGGAAAGACAACATCCTCCGGCAAGAAACGAAAGGCTGTTGATTACCATGATGACCTTGGGCCACAAGATGGGAGGAAAACTATTTCCTTTGCTAAAGTTTCTAGTACCATTCCACCTTCTTTCCCCAAGCCATCATTTAAAATTGGGGACTGTATCCGGAGAGCTGCAAGTCAACTGACTGGGTCTCCTTCTATTCTGAAGTGGAATAGTGAGAGGCTCCAGAAGATAGATGGCAGCCATGACGGACCTGCTGGGAATGAAGCTGATGCTTCCTTCCTGGAATCTGACACACAGAGAGGAAGGGTGGGGGTTTCGACAGAGTATTCATCACTAGATGATTTGTTATTGCAACTTCAGATAGCAGCACAGAATCCACTGAAAGCATATGGTTTGTCTGATACTATTGTCAGCTTCTTCTCTGATTTTAGAAATTCAGTAATAGTGGGCCAACATTCTAGGAGAGAGCTCTTGGCTATGGACAAAGTTGGCggtggtaaaagaaaaaaatcgtCCCATTCTGTTGTTGGGTCACCGGAAACATATGAATTTGAGGATATGAGTGACACTTACTGGACTGACAGGGTTGTCCAAAATGGTTCGGAAGAGAAAACTTCACGtagaaacaaaaagagagagtatCAAATTGTCCCTGTTGTACTAGACACCCCTCAAGTTGGCCGTAGGCCATACTCAAGGAGGCGATATTCGGATGGCAATGATGCTGTGGCAGCTGAGAAACCTGCTGGCTACGTGGATGAGAACTCACCGGCTGAAATCGTTATGAACTTCGCTGAGGTGAATTCTGTTCCATCAGAAACAAACCTGAATAAGATGTTTAGGCGTTTTGGGCCTTTGAAGGAATCTGAAACAGAAGTTGATCGCGATACTAGCCGTGCTAGAGTGGTGTATAAGCATTCTTCCGATGCAGAAGTTGCATTCAGTAGTGCTGGAAGGTTCAACATTTTTGGGCCAACGCTGGTAAATTACCAGATTAACTATACTCCCTCTGCTCTGTTTAAAGCTTCCCCAATGGACACAGCCCAGGACCATGAGATGCAATTTGATCTTGCTGCTCTTGAAGTTAATCTAGTTTGA